The following are from one region of the Salvia hispanica cultivar TCC Black 2014 chromosome 1, UniMelb_Shisp_WGS_1.0, whole genome shotgun sequence genome:
- the LOC125202470 gene encoding uncharacterized protein LOC125202470 — translation MGCFLSTQKDTGGNRRRPANIGDVAVFVPGLRIPKPTNFSEALGDHLSKSLVERLSALRTRIVVMAGQEAPTITRTRRKTATQHGGSTLGDLLQALEDYLPVLLGLVKDGSPLQHKVEFVWINQEDEAEETAMCSAWYEVLSVLHLMATLSLSQANLLLLPRTSVDGYQPKLTEESRRSSVDVFLKAAGYLDCAVRHVLPQLPDELRRNLPVDLAEGVLRALCLQALGQGVDIQLGLAIDSTKATLAVKRRLACEMVKYWQQAQDNIMNLALANGWGEKHRLFVKWKYLEAKAAAYYYHGLILDEGNTEKSHGMAVAALQAADECLKESNKACEAFHSSTPLSRNPPLWGTMKFLSEKIPKDTCSKVRINKDLYSHDKIMETAPTLPDFTLALKPDEYQLPEVDLSWNQQAQKSR, via the exons ATGGGGTGTTTTCTATCGACTCAAAAGGACACGGGCGGGAACCGGAGGAGGCCAGCAAACATTGGGGATGTTGCTGTGTTTGTTCCGGGTTTACGGATCCCTAAGCCCACCAATTTCTCGGAGGCGTTGGGCGATCACCTGTCTAAAAGCTTGGTGGAGCGCCTATCTGCGCTTAGGACGAGGATAGTTGTTATGGCCGGGCAAGAAGCTCCAACGATTACAAGAACGAGAAGGAAAACTGCAACCCAACATG GAGGTTCGACACTGGGTGATCTCCTTCAAGCTCTAGAAGATTATCTGCCTGTGCTTCTGGGATTGGTTAAAGATG GGAGTCCCTTGCAACACAAAGTAGAGTTCGTTTGGATCAATCAAGAAGACGAAGCGGAG GAAACGGCAATGTGTAGCGCTTGGTATGAAGTATTATCTGTTTTGCACTTGATGGCAACGCTGTCGTTATCTCAAGCTAATCTGTTGCTCCTTCCAAGAACGTCAGTCGATGGTTATCAGCCCAAGCTAACAGAAG AGAGTCGTCGATCTTCTGTTGATGTTTTCTTGAAGGCAGCTGGTTACCTTGACTGTGCTGTCCGGCATGTTCTCCCACAGTTGCCCGACGAACTAAG GAGAAATCTTCCGGTCGACCTTGCTGAAGGAGTCCTACGAGCACTCTGCCTTCAAGCACTTGGACAG GGTGTTGATATTCAGCTGGGACTCGCCATCGACAGCACTAAAGCAACACTGGCTGTGAAACGAAGACTTGCCTGCGAGATGGTGAAATACTGGCAACAG GCGCAAGATAACATAATGAACCTTGCATTGGCGAACGGGTGGGGAGAGAAGCACAGGCTATTCGTGAAGTGGAAATACCTCGAAGCAAAG GCTGCAGCATACTACTACCACGGCCTGATTCTGGACGAGGGGAACACTGAGAAGTCTCACGGAATGGCTGTAGCAGCTCTGCAAGCAGCAGATGAGTGCCTCAAAGAGAGCAACAAAGCATGTGAAGCTTTTCACTCATCAACACCCCTATCTAG GAATCCTCCTCTGTGGGGAACAATGAAGTTTCTGTCTGAAAAGATTCCAAAGGATACTTGTAGCAAAGTGAGAATCAACAAGGATCTTTACTCCCACGACAA GATAATGGAGACAGCACCAACGCTGCCGGATTTCACTCTGGCCCTCAAACCGGACGAGTACCAGCTTCCCGAGGTGGATCTTTCGTGGAATCAACAAGCACAAAAGAgtagatga
- the LOC125205197 gene encoding pectin acetylesterase 8-like, translating to MGSINHNQLTLSIWLLYVLVFIVSQVDAQNAPQQLNVTFITDAITKGAVCLDGSPGAYYFIKGFGDGINSWMIFLPGGAWCGTKGGCLYRSNTNFGSTKNLPPLYLPLVACQSPNKTINPDFYNWNIVLIQYCDGALFMADVEAVNPETNLHLRGRRIFTSVIEELISTQGMSSAENALLIGNSAGGLATILNCDLFHSFLPGACRVKCISDSGFFIRAEHLSGAQDNATDYFRKVVLFHELAQFLPESCTQRLAPELCFFPENVVNDIRTPLFLLNSDFDRYQITTYIAPNSPNEVG from the exons aTGGGTAGCATTAACCACAACCAACTCACGCTCTCCATATGGTTACTTTATGTGCTCGTCTTCATCGTATCTCAAGTGGACGCTCAAAACGCTCCCCAACAACTGAATGTGACATTCATTACGGATGCCATAACAAAAGGGGCTG TCTGCTTGGATGGATCCCCTGGAGCCTACTATTTTATCAAGGGATTCGGAGATGGAATCAACAGTTGGATGATTTTTCTACCG GGAGGAGCATGGTGTGGTACAAAGGGAGGATGCCTCTATAGAAGCAACACAAATTTCGGGTCCACCAAAAATCTTCCTCCTTTATATTTACCTTTGGTTGCTTGCCAAAGTCccaacaaaacaataaatccAG ATTTTTATAACTGGAATATTGTTTTGATCCAATACTGTGATGGGGCATTATTTATGGCAGATGTTGAAGCCGTTAATCCG gaaacaaATCTCCATCTAAGAGGCCGGAGAATCTTCACATCTGTAATTGAAGAGCTCATAAGTACTCAAGGAATGAGTAGTGCTGAAAAT GCTTTACTCATAGGAAACTCGGCAGGTGGGTTGGCGACGATCCTAAATTGTGATCTTTTCCATTCTTTCCTACCCGGTGCCTGTCGTGTAAAATGCATTTCAGATTCTGGCTTCTTTATTCGAGC GGAACATCTCAGTGGAGCTCAGGACAATGCCACAGACTACTTTCGCAAAGTAGTTTTATTTCAT GAATTAGCCCAATTTCTACCGGAGTCATGCACACAAAGACTTGCTCCAGAATTG TGTTTTTTCCCGGAAAATGTGGTCAATGATATCCGGACGCCATTGTTTTTGCTAAACTCGGATTTTGACAGATATCAA ATAACGACATACATAGCACCGAATTCGCCTAACGAAGTGGGTTGA
- the LOC125201053 gene encoding uncharacterized protein LOC125201053 isoform X2: protein MEEKARAAAASPEEDAKRRCDSLIDQLQHIPRTKLSPSSKTTLCRLINSELTFLHRISAAAASDLNSPPLSLNIGHLEAVVHVLRQPSVTGVSRVCKPIEFSKSSSVYVDVVCSLNGNPVWFIVSGRNPRCISWNGGSSEKDKGLRKKIQLVVDAARHSPVTLRPSSVVLFFSNGLGDDVYQKLRCEFKALDVKLEPLSYHELELEEEWTDVVLGRLFPDACAVRIQIGEDGIVRAKDISENRIGGPVSCNKCCEHSGFDPGLSLSSLVTGMKCWCCSLDDEVELQVGLMNQSWRDVEAKLVNFDTTAMVAIASGISNGRTEKLLATPERQLRDRFKGNYDFVITQVDSENQNPIHRELSGLISGKRGIICESVRLEFQELIAMCGGPNEKLRAEFFLKFLKAVLQTGMSLSIVEHRPRALIGD from the exons ATGGAGGAGAAAGcacgcgccgccgccgcctcgccGGAGGAAGATGCCAAGAGAAGGTGCGATTCCCTCATCGATCAACTCCAGCACATACCAAGGACTAAGCTCTCTCCCTCCTCAAAGACCACACTATGCCGTTTAATCAACTCAGAGCTCACTTTTCTCCACCGTATTTCCGCCGCCGCGGCGTCTGATCTCAATTCTCCTCCTCTCAG TCTGAATATCGGCCACTTAGAGGCGGTGGTACATGTGCTCCGGCAGCCCTCGGTCACCGGAGTATCGCGCGTCTGCAAGCCGATTGAATTTTCGAAATCGTCTAGCGTTTATGTTGATGTAGTTTGCTCACTGAACGGGAATCCCGTGTGGTTCATTGTCTCCGGCAGAAACCCTAGGTGCATCTCCTGGAATGGCGGATCTTCTGAGAAGGACAAGGGATTGAGGAAAAAGATTCAGCTAGTTGTCGATGCTGCACGCCACTCCCCTGTAACGCTCCGACCATCATCGGTTGTGCTATTCTTTTCTAATGGCCTTGGTGATGATGTTTACCAGAAGCTTAGATGTGAATTTAAGGCTTTGGATGTGAAACTGGAGCCACTTAGCTATCATGAGTTGGAATTGGAGGAGGAGTGGACTGATGTGGTGCTTGGTAGATTGTTTCCTGATGCTTGTGCTGTGAGAATACAAATCGGGGAAGATGGAATTGTAAGGGCGAAAGATATCAGTGAGAATAGGATTGGTGGTCCTGTTTCGTGTAACAAGTGCTGCGAGCACTCTGGTTTTGATCCAGGCTTGTCTTTAAGTTCTCTTGTTACTGGAATGAAGTGCTGGTGCTGCTCTTTGGATGATGAAGTGGAGCTTCAAGTTGGATTAATGAATCAGTCATGGAGGGATGTTGAAGCCAAGTTGGTTAATTTTGATACTACAGCAATGGTTGCCATTGCCTCAGGAATTAGTAATGGAAGGACAGAGAAGCTTTTGGCTACTCCAGAGCGTCAACTGAGAGATCGTTTTAAAGGCAACTATGACTTTGTGATCACCCAG GTTGATTCTGAAAATCAGAATCCAATCCACAGAGAGTTGTCTGGCTTAATATCAGGAAAACGAGGAATTATCTGTGAAAGTGTTCGGCTGGAGTTCCAAGAGCTCATTGCAATGTGCGGGGGACCTAATGAGAAACTAAGAGCTGAATTCTTTCTGAAATTTCTCAA GGCTGTCTTACAGACAGGAATGTCTCTTTCCATAGTAGAGCACAGACCACGGGCACTAATTGGGGACTAA
- the LOC125201053 gene encoding UPF0415 protein C7orf25 homolog isoform X1 codes for MEEKARAAAASPEEDAKRRCDSLIDQLQHIPRTKLSPSSKTTLCRLINSELTFLHRISAAAASDLNSPPLSLNIGHLEAVVHVLRQPSVTGVSRVCKPIEFSKSSSVYVDVVCSLNGNPVWFIVSGRNPRCISWNGGSSEKDKGLRKKIQLVVDAARHSPVTLRPSSVVLFFSNGLGDDVYQKLRCEFKALDVKLEPLSYHELELEEEWTDVVLGRLFPDACAVRIQIGEDGIVRAKDISENRIGGPVSCNKCCEHSGFDPGLSLSSLVTGMKCWCCSLDDEVELQVGLMNQSWRDVEAKLVNFDTTAMVAIASGISNGRTEKLLATPERQLRDRFKGNYDFVITQVDSENQNPIHRELSGLISGKRGIICESVRLEFQELIAMCGGPNEKLRAEFFLKFLKVVPDCPSTRLMSLPTTRKLALKNKVVFGTGDYWCAQTVTANMAFVRAVLQTGMSLSIVEHRPRALIGD; via the exons ATGGAGGAGAAAGcacgcgccgccgccgcctcgccGGAGGAAGATGCCAAGAGAAGGTGCGATTCCCTCATCGATCAACTCCAGCACATACCAAGGACTAAGCTCTCTCCCTCCTCAAAGACCACACTATGCCGTTTAATCAACTCAGAGCTCACTTTTCTCCACCGTATTTCCGCCGCCGCGGCGTCTGATCTCAATTCTCCTCCTCTCAG TCTGAATATCGGCCACTTAGAGGCGGTGGTACATGTGCTCCGGCAGCCCTCGGTCACCGGAGTATCGCGCGTCTGCAAGCCGATTGAATTTTCGAAATCGTCTAGCGTTTATGTTGATGTAGTTTGCTCACTGAACGGGAATCCCGTGTGGTTCATTGTCTCCGGCAGAAACCCTAGGTGCATCTCCTGGAATGGCGGATCTTCTGAGAAGGACAAGGGATTGAGGAAAAAGATTCAGCTAGTTGTCGATGCTGCACGCCACTCCCCTGTAACGCTCCGACCATCATCGGTTGTGCTATTCTTTTCTAATGGCCTTGGTGATGATGTTTACCAGAAGCTTAGATGTGAATTTAAGGCTTTGGATGTGAAACTGGAGCCACTTAGCTATCATGAGTTGGAATTGGAGGAGGAGTGGACTGATGTGGTGCTTGGTAGATTGTTTCCTGATGCTTGTGCTGTGAGAATACAAATCGGGGAAGATGGAATTGTAAGGGCGAAAGATATCAGTGAGAATAGGATTGGTGGTCCTGTTTCGTGTAACAAGTGCTGCGAGCACTCTGGTTTTGATCCAGGCTTGTCTTTAAGTTCTCTTGTTACTGGAATGAAGTGCTGGTGCTGCTCTTTGGATGATGAAGTGGAGCTTCAAGTTGGATTAATGAATCAGTCATGGAGGGATGTTGAAGCCAAGTTGGTTAATTTTGATACTACAGCAATGGTTGCCATTGCCTCAGGAATTAGTAATGGAAGGACAGAGAAGCTTTTGGCTACTCCAGAGCGTCAACTGAGAGATCGTTTTAAAGGCAACTATGACTTTGTGATCACCCAG GTTGATTCTGAAAATCAGAATCCAATCCACAGAGAGTTGTCTGGCTTAATATCAGGAAAACGAGGAATTATCTGTGAAAGTGTTCGGCTGGAGTTCCAAGAGCTCATTGCAATGTGCGGGGGACCTAATGAGAAACTAAGAGCTGAATTCTTTCTGAAATTTCTCAA GGTAGTGCCTGACTGTCCATCAACACGACTGATGAGCCTTCCAACAACCAGAAAACTGGCTTTGAAAAACAAAGTGGTTTTTGGCACTGGTGATTATTGGTGTGCACAAACTGTAACAGCAAATATGGCTTTTGTCAGGGCTGTCTTACAGACAGGAATGTCTCTTTCCATAGTAGAGCACAGACCACGGGCACTAATTGGGGACTAA
- the LOC125201054 gene encoding NDR1/HIN1-like protein 6, which translates to MAEHHKKIYPDVEIAMPTRPRASLGLENGDPSSIPMVPPGKPKPKPDPKPDPDPKPDPKPKRCCCKCLCWTVGLLTLLLFIVGATAGIIYLVFQPKLPKYSVDNLRVSDLTLNFDMTLSARFNVRITADNPNKKIGIYYEKGSRLSVWYKDTNLCQGTIPKFYQGHQNKTVLNVALTGRNQYGTTLLNALQEQQQTGRVPLDLNINVPVSIKLGALKLRKVRILGTCKLIVDSLTTNSLISIKASSCHFGLKL; encoded by the coding sequence ATGGCAGAACACCATAAGAAGATATATCCAGATGTTGAAATAGCGATGCCTACTCGGCCTCGGGCCTCGCTAGGACTAGAAAATGGAGATCCATCATCAATTCCGATGGTGCCACCAGGCAAGCCCAAGCCCAAGCCGGACCCTAAACCCGATCCAGACCCTAAACCCGACCCCAAACCCAAACGTTGTTGCTGCAAATGCCTTTGCTGGACGGTTGGCCTCCTGACGCTCCTGCTATTCATCGTTGGAGCCACTGCAGGCATTATTTACCTTGTGTTTCAGCCCAAGCTTCCCAAATATTCAGTCGACAACCTCAGGGTATCGGATCTGACACTCAATTTCGACATGACCCTTTCTGCAAGGTTCAATGTTAGGATCACCGCTGACAACCCCAACAAGAAGATTGGAATCTACTACGAGAAGGGTAGCCGTCTGAGCGTATGGTACAAAGACACCAACCTCTGCCAAGGAACCATCCCCAAATTCTACCAGGGGCATCAAAACAAGACGGTGTTGAATGTCGCCTTAACAGGGAGGAATCAGTATGGGACAACTCTGCTGAATGCATTGCAAGAGCAGCAGCAGACAGGCAGGGTCCCTCTCGATCTTAATATAAATGTGCCTGTCAGCATCAAACTTGGAGCCCTCAAGCTCAGGAAGGTCAGGATATTGGGGACCTGCAAGTTGATCGTTGATAGTCTTACTACTAATAGTTTAATCAGCATTAAAGCTAGTAGCTGTCATTTTGGACTCAAACTCTGa